The sequence AGGCCTCAGAAGAGAGCGTCTCGACACGAAGCTGGTCTGGTGCCAACCCAACGCTGAGAATGACAGGCTGCCACTCTTCGCGCGCGGCAAGCTTCGGTGAGAGACCCTTAGCAAGCCAGAATCCCCCGATGCCCCCCAACGCGGCACCGCACATGGCGGCCACATCGGAACCAAACAGGGTCTGGAAAAGGCCGCCCATGATAAATAACCCGACCAACGGAGAGAGATAGACCAGCATCGCGGAACCGAGCAGACTGCCTTCCGCAATCCCTAGTTCAACCTTCTGCCCCGTCACCAGCGGCTGTTCACTTGGCACAGAGATAGTATGCGACGTTTGCGGCCCGAGCTTATTCAGCACGCGGCTGCCGCACCCGGCACGGGATGCGCAGCTATTGCATGAGGCTTTGACATCGCAACTGACTCGCGCAACGCCATTTTGCCACGAGACGACGGTTGCCCACTCTTTAATCATTGCGCGGCCCTGAATTTAATGCTGTCTGAAATGCGCTTCGCCGTCTGCGGAGGTAATTCACCCACAATCGTGATCTCTGCGTTATCACGTACCGTGGTGCTGACCGTGCGACGTCCGGTACGAAGCATTTGCTCAGAGCTGTTTGCCGTTGCGCGGTTGATATTCACCGAGAAACTGAACAAACCGTCGGAATAGAGGCGCGACTCAACGGGCGTGTCAATAGTTGGCAACTGACGACGGCTGCTGGACACTTCGCTAAAGCCTTGCGGGATCCAGGAAGGAACCCAGTTGAAGTTAACGGAATCCCCTGCCGGAACAGAAAGCAGCGGCGGCAGGCTGGCTTTGGCCAGATTCTGCATGCTGTTGCCAACCTGATTGTTCACGCTGAAGGAGATCACGCGGAACTGTTCAAGCGTTTCACCGTCGCGGTCAAGCAGGTCCACACGCATCGGCAGCTTGGTTTCCGCATCAATCCAGACGATATAGCTGTAGCGCGTGCCATCGCGAGCAACCACGCGGATCACTTCACACAGTCTGTCTGCGATGCGCGTACGCCCTACCGAAATAAAATCGTAGTAAGGGGCCAGCCGCTTGAAGTCGGTATAGATGAGTGACGGCAGAGAATCAACGATATAGTCGCCATTGAGCGTGAAAGGCTCCAGGCCGGGCTCGAAATAGCTGATTTCGTTGCCTCGCTGGACAACTTCCCGACGCGGACCATCCATCTGTAAAAGCTGGGCGAGTGGCTGATTATCAAGACGGGCATGACGATAGCGTAACGACTCGACGCCCTGCTTATTAATGCTGATAAATGCCAACTCGTAATTGAGTGACTGGCTGGCCAGATTCATTTGCTGCAACAACGCCCCGGATGAAACATCAGCCGAGGCGTTGGCAGAGAAGAACAGGCTACCCGCCATCAGAGACATGGCGAACCAAAGTTGCTTCATTACTGCGATTGCGTTCCTAAAGTTTGGTTTCCGGGCACCTGCACAGCAGCTTGCTGGGTTTGGGCCTGCTCAAACTGAAGCTGTTCAGAGTGCAGACGACGCTGCAACTCGTAATCCTGCAACATCGCATTAATGCGACGGCGCTGCTCCTGCACCTGCTGTTGCTGACCGCCGCTGGCGGAAGCATCAGCCGGTACGCCCAGGCTAACCGGGCTCGCTTTGCCCATCATCGGCAGTGTGTTAAACACTGGCGCTTCTGGCTGCTGATTAGTTTCAGACTGAGTATTATAGTGCTGGACGCCAACGATAACTGCAAGCGATACGCATGCAGCAACCCCCATTTGGGTGAGCTGGCTGGCCCACGGACGCACCTTTTGCCAGAACGGCATTTTCTGCCACTGGTGAGGTGCAGGTTGAGCTTCAGGAATCAGCGGAGTGGTCTGATGAACAGGCTCATTCTCAATGGCCGCCATCACGCGGGCAGAGATATCGAAATGGAGAACCTCGCCGGTATCGCCGCGCAGCGTGTCACGGATGAGATGGTAACTCTCCCAGGTCTCTTGCATTTCGGGAGAATGAGACAGCTCGTTGAGCAGCTCACTATCCAGCGTCTCACCATCCATTAAAGCGGAAAGTTTTTCTTTCTGCATGCCTAATACCTTTTCCAGTATCCCGCTATCGTCAACGCCTGATAAGCGGTTGAACTTTATTATCAATAGCTTCTCGCGCACGGAAGATTCGTGAACGCACCGTACCGACCGGACAATCCATGATAGCGGCTATCTCTTCATAGCTCAGACCATCAAGCTCCCGTAACGTAATTGCCATGCGTAAATCTTCCGGGAGCGACTCGATCGTGCGAAAAACAATTTGTCTCAGTTCTTCTGACAACATTAAGTTCTCAGGGTTCGAAATTTCTTTCAGCGCACCGCCACTTTCGAAGTTTTCGGCGTCGATAGCGTCTACATCACTGGACGGCGGACGACGACCCTGAGCAACCAGATAATTCTTTGCCGTATTGACAGCAATACGGTACAGCCAGGTATAAAAAGCACTATCTCCCCGGAAAGAATCCAGCGCGCGATAGGCCTTAATAAAAGACTCTTGCACCACATCAGGCACATCACCTGACGGTACATAGCGGGAAACCAGACTCGCCACCTTATGCTGGTAGCGCACCACCAGTAAGTTAAAGGCTTTCTGATCTCCCTTCTGGACCCGTTCAACCAGGACCTGGTCCGTTAACTGCTCGCTCATCCGAGGTAATGTCTCCCCAAACCTAAATTCCACGCGTTATCGAAACGCCACTCTAAAAACACCGCACTTTGAGCAAGCACCGAGTTAGAGTGTCCGATCGTCAATAAGTTCCGTAACGCCTTTGTT comes from Enterobacter kobei and encodes:
- the rseC gene encoding SoxR-reducing system protein RseC; translation: MIKEWATVVSWQNGVARVSCDVKASCNSCASRAGCGSRVLNKLGPQTSHTISVPSEQPLVTGQKVELGIAEGSLLGSAMLVYLSPLVGLFIMGGLFQTLFGSDVAAMCGAALGGIGGFWLAKGLSPKLAAREEWQPVILSVGLAPDQLRVETLSSEA
- the rseB gene encoding sigma-E factor regulatory protein RseB gives rise to the protein MKQLWFAMSLMAGSLFFSANASADVSSGALLQQMNLASQSLNYELAFISINKQGVESLRYRHARLDNQPLAQLLQMDGPRREVVQRGNEISYFEPGLEPFTLNGDYIVDSLPSLIYTDFKRLAPYYDFISVGRTRIADRLCEVIRVVARDGTRYSYIVWIDAETKLPMRVDLLDRDGETLEQFRVISFSVNNQVGNSMQNLAKASLPPLLSVPAGDSVNFNWVPSWIPQGFSEVSSSRRQLPTIDTPVESRLYSDGLFSFSVNINRATANSSEQMLRTGRRTVSTTVRDNAEITIVGELPPQTAKRISDSIKFRAAQ
- the rseA gene encoding anti-sigma-E factor RseA; translation: MQKEKLSALMDGETLDSELLNELSHSPEMQETWESYHLIRDTLRGDTGEVLHFDISARVMAAIENEPVHQTTPLIPEAQPAPHQWQKMPFWQKVRPWASQLTQMGVAACVSLAVIVGVQHYNTQSETNQQPEAPVFNTLPMMGKASPVSLGVPADASASGGQQQQVQEQRRRINAMLQDYELQRRLHSEQLQFEQAQTQQAAVQVPGNQTLGTQSQ
- the rpoE gene encoding RNA polymerase sigma factor RpoE, translating into MSEQLTDQVLVERVQKGDQKAFNLLVVRYQHKVASLVSRYVPSGDVPDVVQESFIKAYRALDSFRGDSAFYTWLYRIAVNTAKNYLVAQGRRPPSSDVDAIDAENFESGGALKEISNPENLMLSEELRQIVFRTIESLPEDLRMAITLRELDGLSYEEIAAIMDCPVGTVRSRIFRAREAIDNKVQPLIRR
- the rseD gene encoding rpoE leader peptide RseD, coding for MLAQSAVFLEWRFDNAWNLGLGRHYLG